The following nucleotide sequence is from Chloracidobacterium validum.
TTTCCGACAGCCCAGGCCGCGGTTGTCAACTACGTTGAAGGGTTGTCGCACGCCCCATGGACCGAGTCGGTTGAAGCGCATCGGGAGATCGAGATTCCGGTTTGCTACGACCTGCGGTGTGCCTCCGACTTACCCCTCGTCGCGCAGCGGTGTGGGCTGTCGGTCGCGGAGGTGATTGCCTATCACAGCACCCCTACCTATCGCGTCTTCATGCTTGGGTTTTTGCCGGGCTTTGCCTACCTTGGGCTGGTGGATGAACGGATTGCCGTGCCGCGCCATCCAACACCGCGCGCGCAGGTTCCGGCCGGCAGCGTCGGCATTGCCGGCCGGCAGACCGGTGTGTATCCGACGGTATCCCCCGGCGGCTGGCAACTCATCGGACGAACGCCGGTGCCGATGTTTGACCCGCAAGCCAACCCACCGGCGCGCCTGCAACCCGGCGATGAAGTCCGGTTTGTGCCTATCACCTACGAAGCGTGGCTGGACGCAACCACGCAGACCCAGTGACGATGTCAGTTGAGGCTTCCAAAGCCGCCGCCCCAGTTGCCGAGATCGTCTTCGTCATCACCGCGCCGGCCACGTCGGCGGTCGGACGGCGCGACTTTGCCATAACCTCGCTCTTCCGAACGGCTGACTTTGCGCTGCGCATGAAGACCTTCCAGAATGAGTTCGGCGGCCGCGACCAAGTGAGATGGCGTGTTTCCTTCGGCGTAACCACCCATTTCGGCAACTTCGAGGAGCGTCCGAATGGCACGCATTTTTTCCAACACTGACGCGGACGAATCCGCCTCGGAAATCTTCAGGCTACGTCCCTGGTTGAACCACTCGACGATGCGTCCGGTTTCGGCCACCGCCAGATAGCTGTCATAGACGCGCCCACAAGCTGCGCGGATGAGTTCACGGGCAATCCGCTCCGCGCCAACCTGTTCGCCCTCGTATTCCAGTTCAATCTTACCCGTGATGGCCGGCAGCGAAGCGTAAATATCAGAAATCCGCGGGACGATGATGGGTTCCCGATGACGGAGCGCGCGGCGCTCGGCGCTGCTCACGACGTTTTCAAGTAGCGAAATCGGCAACCGCTGACTGACACCCGACCGGCGGTCAATGCGCTGGTCCTCGCGCGCCACGAAGGCAATGGTTTCCACGACTTCTTTGATGAACTTTGGAACGTGGATCGGGGCGCGGGCTGGTCGGTCAGTCCAGGCTTCCTGGGCTGTGATTTGCACGCCTTCCTCGACGGTTTGCGGGTAGTGCGTCAGAATCTCCGAACCGATCCGGTCCTTGAGCGGCGTGATGATTTTGCCGCGCGCCGTGTAGTCTTCGGGATTGGCC
It contains:
- the pxpB gene encoding 5-oxoprolinase subunit PxpB, yielding MSNPRIFPIADDALTIEFGQAIDLGCYEQVRRLEQALLARPFAGFLESIPAYASLSVFYDPEVVARAYPRFPTAQAAVVNYVEGLSHAPWTESVEAHREIEIPVCYDLRCASDLPLVAQRCGLSVAEVIAYHSTPTYRVFMLGFLPGFAYLGLVDERIAVPRHPTPRAQVPAGSVGIAGRQTGVYPTVSPGGWQLIGRTPVPMFDPQANPPARLQPGDEVRFVPITYEAWLDATTQTQ
- a CDS encoding magnesium chelatase, yielding MALPTTFGELKNSPWGDSARHGRSVKDEMRDNLVTKLERGEKVFPGIVGYEDSVEPHLINAILSRHNLILLGRRGQAKSRILRSLTNLLDEVMPVIAGSEINDNPFAPISAYGQRVMAEKGDATPIAWRTRQERYVEKLATPDVTIADIIGDIDPIKAAKSGNLLSDETTMHFGLLPRANRGIFAINELPDLAGKIQVGLFNIMQEGDVQIKGFPVRLKLDVALVFSANPEDYTARGKIITPLKDRIGSEILTHYPQTVEEGVQITAQEAWTDRPARAPIHVPKFIKEVVETIAFVAREDQRIDRRSGVSQRLPISLLENVVSSAERRALRHREPIIVPRISDIYASLPAITGKIELEYEGEQVGAERIARELIRAACGRVYDSYLAVAETGRIVEWFNQGRSLKISEADSSASVLEKMRAIRTLLEVAEMGGYAEGNTPSHLVAAAELILEGLHAQRKVSRSEERGYGKVAPSDRRRGRRGDDEDDLGNWGGGFGSLN